Proteins encoded by one window of Vigna radiata var. radiata cultivar VC1973A chromosome 5, Vradiata_ver6, whole genome shotgun sequence:
- the LOC106761763 gene encoding isoflavone 2'-hydroxylase-like has protein sequence MTICNLHSLKQQSMETLPLLPYFLFFLLSLIITFNLFFQRSNHKNLPPGPPPLPIIGNLNLLERPLHRFLQRMSQTHGHVFSLWFGSRLAVIVSSPSAFQECFTKNDVALANRPRSLSGKHIFYNHTTVGSCSYGDHWRNLRRIIALDVLSTQRIHSFAGIRKDETERLLRTLAKASRMEYAQVELGSMFHDMTYNNVMRMISGKRYYGNEIQVKDLEEAKEFRETVEEMLKLAGVSHKADYLPFLRWFDFQNLEKKLKSINKRFDTFLDALLHEQRNKKERENTMMDHLLYLQESQPEYYTDQIIKGLVLAMLFAGTDSSAVTLEWSLSNLLNQPEVLKKARDELDSKVGKERLVNESDLPNLPYLRKIILETLRLYPHAPLAIPHVSSEDITIEEFNVPRNTIIIANIWAMQRDPVLWDEATCFKPERFDEEGLEKKLVSFGMGRRACPGETLAMQNVGLTLGLLIQCFDWKRVNEDQIDMREADRFTSSRLTPLKAMCKTRSLIHNLNFK, from the exons ATGACTATCTGTAATCTCCACTCACTGAAACAACAATCCATGGAAACACTTCCCCTGTTACcatactttctcttcttcctcctttctCTTATTATCACTTTCAACCTTTTCTTCCAAAGATCAAACCACAAAAACCTTCCACCAGGTCCACCACCTCTTCCAATAATCGGCAACCTTAACCTCCTCGAACGCCCCCTCCACCGTTTCCTCCAACGCATGTCCCAAACACACGGCCACGTCTTCTCCCTCTGGTTCGGTTCCCGTCTCGCCGTCATCGTTTCATCGCCCTCCGCCTTCCAAGAATGTTTCACCAAAAACGACGTCGCATTGGCCAACCGACCTCGCTCCCTCTCCGGAAAGCACATCTTCTACAACCACACCACCGTGGGGTCCTGCTCCTACGGCGACCACTGGCGCAACCTCCGCCGCATCATCGCACTCGACGTTCTCTCAACTCAACGCATTCACTCCTTTGCGGGAATCCGCAAAGATGAAACGGAGAGGCTGCTGCGTACCCTGGCAAAGGCCTCACGCATGGAGTATGCGCAGGTGGAGCTAGGCTCCATGTTCCATGACATGACGTATAACAACGTGATGAGGATGATATCGGGGAAAAGGTACTACGGGAATGAGATTCAGGTGAAGGATTTGGAAGAGGCGAAGGAGTTCAGAGAGACGGTGGAGGAAATGCTGAAACTGGCGGGAGTTTCCCACAAGGCTGATTATTTGCCCTTCCTTCGGTGGTTCGATTTTCAGAACCTGGAGAAGAAGCTGAAGAGTATTAACAAGAGATTCGATACGTTCTTGGATGCACTCCTTCACGAGCAACGCAACAAGAAGGAGAGAGAGAACACTATGATGGATCATCTTCTGTATCTGCAAGAGTCTCAGCCGGAGTACTATACTGATCAAATCATCAAAGGTCTTGTTTTG GCTATGCTCTTCGCTGGGACAGATTCATCAGCCGTGACTTTGGAGTGGTCACTGTCAAATTTATTGAACCAGCCAGAGGTGTTGAAGAAAGCAAGAGATGAATTGGATAGTAAAGTAGGGAAAGAGCGTTTGGTAAATGAATCAGACCTTCCAAATCTGCCTTACCTTAGAAAGATAATCCTAGAGACACTTAGGTTATACCCTCATGCTCCACTGGCAATACCACATGTTTCCTCGGAAGACATAACCATTGAAGAGTTCAACGTTCCACGAAACACCATAATAATTGCTAATATTTGGGCCATGCAAAGAGACCCTGTATTGTGGGATGAAGCCACATGTTTCAAACCGGAGAGGTTTGATGAAGAGGGATTGGAGAAGAAGTTGGTGTCATTTGGAATGGGAAGAAGGGCTTGTCCAGGAGAAACTTTGGCTATGCAGAATGTTGGGTTGACTTTGGGATTATTAATTCAATGCTTTGACTGGAAGCGAGTAAATGAGGATCAAATTGATATGAGAGAGGCAGATCGGTTCACTTCATCCAGGTTAACTCCATTGAAGGCCATGTGTAAAACCCGCTCACTCATTCACAACCTTAATTTCAAATAA
- the LOC106759715 gene encoding isoflavone 2'-hydroxylase, with protein MSLFLSCSLLALVLIVTLKFLFQRSRKLRNLPPGPNALPIIGNLNLVEQPIHRFFQRMSQKYGKIISLWFGSRLVVVVSSPSAYQECFTKHDVTLANRVRSLSGQYIFYDCTTVGSCSHGEHWRNLRRITSLDVLSTQRVHSFAGIRSDETKRLIHRLARNSSVDYAHMEITSMFSDLTYNNIMRMISGKRFYGEETDMQNVEEAREFRDCVSEMLKLMGLSNKGDYLPFLRWFDFQNLEKRLKNISDRYDTILNKILDENRNSKDRENSMIDHLLKLQETQPEYYTDQIIKGLALAMLFGGTDSSTGTLEWALSNLLNHPEVLKKAREELDAIVGQDRLLNESDLPKLPYLRKIILETLRLYPPAPILIPHVASEDITVEGYNVPKDSIVIVNGWAMQRDPDHWKDATSFKPERFDEEGEEKKLVAFGMGRRACPGEPMAMQSVSYTIGLLIQCFDWKRVNDEKLDMTENNWITLSRLIPLEAMCKARPLAKRIGSF; from the exons ATGTCTCTCTTCTTATCTTGCTCGCTTCTTGCTTTGGTCCTAATCGTCACTCTCAAGTTCCTTTTCCAAAGAAGCAGAAAGTTAAGAAACCTTCCACCAGGTCCCAATGCTCTTCCCATAATAGGAAACCTTAACCTCGTCGAACAACCAATCCACCGTTTTTTTCAGCGCATGTCccaaaaatatggaaaaatcaTTTCCCTCTGGTTCGGCTCTCGGCTCGTGGTTGTTGTTTCCTCACCCTCAGCATACCAAGAATGCTTCACCAAACACGACGTTACCTTGGCCAACCGCGTGCGCTCCCTCTCCGGGCAGTACATCTTCTACGACTGTACCACCGTTGGGTCCTGCTCCCACGGCGAGCACTGGCGTAACCTCCGCCGCATCACTTCCCTCGACGTCCTCTCCACGCAGCGCGTCCACTCCTTCGCCGGAATCCGAAGCGACGAAACCAAGCGCCTGATTCACAGGTTGGCCAGGAACTCCAGTGTGGATTATGCGCACATGGAGATAACTTCCATGTTCAGCGACTTGACCTACAACAACATCATGAGAATGATATCGGGGAAGAGGTTTTACGGGGAGGAGACTGACATGCAGAACGTGGAGGAAGCCCGGGAGTTCAGAGATTGCGTGTCGGAGATGCTCAAACTCATGGGCTTATCTAACAAGGGTGACTACTTGCCTTTCCTGAGGTGGTTCGATTTCCAGAACCTCGAGAAGCGGTTGAAGAACATTAGCGACAGGTACGATACCATCTTGAACAAGATCTTGGATGAGAACCGTAACAGCAAGGATCGTGAGAATTCCATGATCGACCATCTCCTCAAACTGCAAGAGACTCAGCCTGAGTATTACACTGACCAAATCATCAAAGGCCTTGCTTTG GCTATGCTTTTTGGCGGAACAGACTCATCAACTGGAACTTTGGAGTGGGCTTTATCTAATTTGTTGAATCACCCAGAGGTGTTGAAGAAGGCAAGAGAAGAATTGGACGCTATTGTTGGACAAGATAGATTGTTGAATGAATCAGACCTTCCAAAACTTCCTTACCTTAGGAAGATCATTCTTGAGACACTCAGGCTGTATCCCCCAGCTCCAATTCTAATTCCACACGTGGCTTCAGAAGATATCACTGTTGAAGGATACAATGTCCCGAAAGACTCAATAGTGATTGTGAATGGTTGGGCCATGCAGAGAGACCCTGATCATTGGAAGGATGCTACAAGCTTTAAACCTGAGAGGTTTGATGAAGAAGGAGAGGAGAAAAAGTTAGTAGCTTTTGGAATGGGAAGAAGGGCTTGCCCTGGAGAACCCATGGCTATGCAGAGTGTGAGCTACACCATTGGATTGTTGATTCAATGTTTTGACTGGAAACGAGTGAATGATGAAAAGCTTGACATGACAGAGAACAATTGGATCACATTGTCAAGGCTAATTCCACTGGAGGCAATGTGTAAAGCTCGCCCTCTCGCTAAAAGAATTGGAAGCttttaa
- the LOC106760053 gene encoding isoflavone 2'-hydroxylase isoform X2: protein MGIPSLLLLSSYFLLSLIFILFSLKFLLGSRRVRNLPPGPNPLPIIGNLNLLEQPIHRFFQRTSEQYGKIISLWFGSRLAVVISSHSAFQECFTKHDLALANRLPSLSGKYIFYDNTTVGSCSHGDHWRNLRRITALDVLSTQRVHSFSGIRSDETRRLIHRLARNSRQGFARVEITSMFNDLTYNNVMRMISGKRFYGEETDMKNVEEAREFRETVAEMLQLMGLAQAMLFGGTDSSTGTLEWSLSNLLNKAEVMEKAREELKRVVGEDRLLNETDLPKLGYLRKIILETLRLYPPAPVLIPHVTSEDITVEGFNVPRDTAVIINGWAMHRDPDMWDEATXFKPERFDVEGEEKKLVAFGMGRRACPGEAMAMQSVSYTLGLLIQCFDWKRVNDEKVDMRENNWITLSRLIPLQAMCKTRPLYAQLSSN, encoded by the exons ATGGGAATACCTTCTTTGCTGTTGCTCTCCTCTTACTTTCTCCTTTCCCtcattttcatacttttcaGTCTCAAGTTCCTGTTGGGAAGCAGAAGAGTGAGGAATCTGCCACCGGGGCCCAATCCTCTGCCAATAATAGGAAACCTCAACCTCCTCGAACAACCCATTCACCGCTTTTTTCAACGAACTTCCGAGCAGTACGGGAAAATCATCTCCCTCTGGTTCGGTTCCCGTCTCGCCGTCGTAATCTCNTCGCACTCGGCATTCCAAGAATGTTTCACCAAACACGACCTTGCCTTGGCCAACCGCCTTCCCTCTCTCTCCGGAAAATACATTTTCTACGACAACACCACTGTCGGCTCCTGTTCCCATGGTGACCACTGGCGCAACCTCCGCCGCATCACCGCCCTCGACGTTCTCTCCACCCAGCGAGTCCACTCTTTCTCCGGAATCCGAAGCGACGAGACCAGGCGCTTGATTCACAGGCTGGCCAGGAACTCGCGCCAGGGTTTTGCTCGCGTGGAGATAACTTCCATGTTCAACGACTTGACCTACAACAATGTGATGAGGATGATATCTGGGAAGAGGTTTTACGGGGAGGAGACCGACATGAAGAACGTGGAGGAAGCCAGGGAGTTTAGAGAGACCGTGGCGGAGATGCTGCAACTCATGGGCTTGGCT CAGGCGATGCTATTTGGAGGAACAGACTCGTCGACGGGAACTCTGGAGTGGTCGTTGTCGAATTTGTTGAATAAGGCAGAAGTGATGGAGAAGGCGAGAGAGGAGTTGAAGAGAGTGGTGGGGGAAGATCGGTTGTTGAATGAGACAGACCTTCCAAAACTTGGTTATCTTAGGAAAATAATTCTTGAGACACTTAGGTTGTATCCGCCAGCTCCAGTGCTCATACCACACGTTACTTCGGAGGATATAACTGTGGAAGGATTCAATGTGCCTCGGGACACAGCAGTGATCATCAATGGGTGGGCGATGCATAGAGATCCTGATATGTGGGATGAAGCCACATNCTTTAAACCAGAGAGGTTTGATGTTgaaggagaagagaaaaagttggtTGCTTTTGGGATGGGAAGAAGGGCTTGCCCAGGAGAAGCCATGGCCATGCAAAGCGTTAGCTATACTTTGGGTTTATTGATTCAATGTTTCGATTGGAAACGAGTGAATGATGAAAAAGTTGATATGAGAGAGAATAATTGGATCACTTTGTCAAGGTTAATTCCTCTTCAAGCCATGTGCAAGACCCGCCCACTCTACGCTCAACTTTCCTcaaattag
- the LOC106760053 gene encoding isoflavone 2'-hydroxylase isoform X1, whose protein sequence is MGIPSLLLLSSYFLLSLIFILFSLKFLLGSRRVRNLPPGPNPLPIIGNLNLLEQPIHRFFQRTSEQYGKIISLWFGSRLAVVISSHSAFQECFTKHDLALANRLPSLSGKYIFYDNTTVGSCSHGDHWRNLRRITALDVLSTQRVHSFSGIRSDETRRLIHRLARNSRQGFARVEITSMFNDLTYNNVMRMISGKRFYGEETDMKNVEEAREFRETVAEMLQLMGLANKADYLPFLRWFDFQNVEKRLKSISKRYDAILNKIIDENRSNKDNRENSMIGHLLKLQETQPQYYTDQIIKGLALAMLFGGTDSSTGTLEWSLSNLLNKAEVMEKAREELKRVVGEDRLLNETDLPKLGYLRKIILETLRLYPPAPVLIPHVTSEDITVEGFNVPRDTAVIINGWAMHRDPDMWDEATXFKPERFDVEGEEKKLVAFGMGRRACPGEAMAMQSVSYTLGLLIQCFDWKRVNDEKVDMRENNWITLSRLIPLQAMCKTRPLYAQLSSN, encoded by the exons ATGGGAATACCTTCTTTGCTGTTGCTCTCCTCTTACTTTCTCCTTTCCCtcattttcatacttttcaGTCTCAAGTTCCTGTTGGGAAGCAGAAGAGTGAGGAATCTGCCACCGGGGCCCAATCCTCTGCCAATAATAGGAAACCTCAACCTCCTCGAACAACCCATTCACCGCTTTTTTCAACGAACTTCCGAGCAGTACGGGAAAATCATCTCCCTCTGGTTCGGTTCCCGTCTCGCCGTCGTAATCTCNTCGCACTCGGCATTCCAAGAATGTTTCACCAAACACGACCTTGCCTTGGCCAACCGCCTTCCCTCTCTCTCCGGAAAATACATTTTCTACGACAACACCACTGTCGGCTCCTGTTCCCATGGTGACCACTGGCGCAACCTCCGCCGCATCACCGCCCTCGACGTTCTCTCCACCCAGCGAGTCCACTCTTTCTCCGGAATCCGAAGCGACGAGACCAGGCGCTTGATTCACAGGCTGGCCAGGAACTCGCGCCAGGGTTTTGCTCGCGTGGAGATAACTTCCATGTTCAACGACTTGACCTACAACAATGTGATGAGGATGATATCTGGGAAGAGGTTTTACGGGGAGGAGACCGACATGAAGAACGTGGAGGAAGCCAGGGAGTTTAGAGAGACCGTGGCGGAGATGCTGCAACTCATGGGCTTGGCTAACAAGGCCGATTACTTGCCTTTCCTGAGGTGGTTCGATTTTCAGAATGTGGAGAAGCGCTTGAAGAGTATCAGCAAGAGGTACGATGCCATCTTGAACAAGATCATCGACGAGAACCGCAGCAACAAGGATAATCGTGAGAATTCCATGATCGGCCATCTCCTGAAACTCCAAGAGACTCAGCCTCAGTATTACACCGATCAGATAATCAAAGGCCTTGCTCTG GCGATGCTATTTGGAGGAACAGACTCGTCGACGGGAACTCTGGAGTGGTCGTTGTCGAATTTGTTGAATAAGGCAGAAGTGATGGAGAAGGCGAGAGAGGAGTTGAAGAGAGTGGTGGGGGAAGATCGGTTGTTGAATGAGACAGACCTTCCAAAACTTGGTTATCTTAGGAAAATAATTCTTGAGACACTTAGGTTGTATCCGCCAGCTCCAGTGCTCATACCACACGTTACTTCGGAGGATATAACTGTGGAAGGATTCAATGTGCCTCGGGACACAGCAGTGATCATCAATGGGTGGGCGATGCATAGAGATCCTGATATGTGGGATGAAGCCACATNCTTTAAACCAGAGAGGTTTGATGTTgaaggagaagagaaaaagttggtTGCTTTTGGGATGGGAAGAAGGGCTTGCCCAGGAGAAGCCATGGCCATGCAAAGCGTTAGCTATACTTTGGGTTTATTGATTCAATGTTTCGATTGGAAACGAGTGAATGATGAAAAAGTTGATATGAGAGAGAATAATTGGATCACTTTGTCAAGGTTAATTCCTCTTCAAGCCATGTGCAAGACCCGCCCACTCTACGCTCAACTTTCCTcaaattag
- the LOC106760843 gene encoding serine carboxypeptidase-like, which produces MAPSTTLTLSQLSVSLVLLFFMSLSSSYATSRLTHHPANSHQSPAQTLIRSFNLFPKDPVNILQGDSQAFVSGKIVEKKFSFFGDSGPSIQDLGHHAGYYSLPSSKAARMFYFFFESRNSKDDPVVIWLTGGPGCGSELALFYENGPFHIANNLSLLWNDYGWDQASNILFVDQPTGTGFSYTSDDSDIRHDETGVSNDLYNFLQEFFKAHPEFVKNDFYITGESYAGHYIPALASRVNQGNKGNQGIHINLKGFAIGNGLTNPAIQFPAYPDFALDNGIITKAEHDDISKSIPVCEQAAKTCQTQGGTSCDNALNICYKIFSNILSIAGDINYYDIRKKCVGALCYDFSNLETLLNLQKVKSALSVPGNLKFVSCSSTVYDAMIQDWMKNLEVGIPALLEDGIKVLVYAGEKDLICNWLGNSRWVHAMQWSGQKAFGTSPTVKFVVDGVDAGSLNSYGPLSFLKVYEAGHMVPMDQPKAALEMLKRWMGGKLATHR; this is translated from the exons ATGGCTCCATCAACAACGTTAACCCTCTCACAACTGTCTGTGTCTCTTGTTCTGCTTTTCTTCATGtcactttcttcttcctatGCTACTTCTCGTCTCACCCATCACCCTGCAAACTCACATCAATCACCAGCACAAACGCTCATAAGAAGCTTCAACCTGTTCCCAAAGGACCCAGTAAACATTCTCCAAGGTGACAGTCAAGCTTTTGTTTCAGGGAAGATCGTGGAGAAAAAGTTCTCTTTTTTCGGTGATTCTGGACCTTCTATTCAAGACCTTGGTCACCATGCAGGTTACTATTCACTTCCCAGTTCCAAAGCTGCAAG GATGTTCTACTTTTTCTTTGAGTCAAGGAACAGCAAGGATGACCCAGTTGTGATATGGTTAACTGGAGGACCAGGGTGTGGCAGTGAATTGGCTTTGTTTTATGAGAATGGCCCTTTTCATATTGCCAATAATTTGTCTCTTTTATGGAATGATTATGGTTGGGATCAG gcatcaaatattttatttgttgaccaACCTACTGGTACAGGGTTTAGTTACACTTCTGATGACAGTGACATTCGTCATGATGAAACTGGCGTTAGCAATGATTTATATAACTTCTTGCag GAGTTTTTCAAGGCACACCCTGAGTTCGTTAAGAATGACTTCTATATCACTGGTGAATCATATGCTGGACACTATATTCCTGCTCTTGCATCCCGGGTTAACCAAGGAAACAAAGGAAATCAAGGAATTCATATAAACCTCAAG GGTTTTGCAATTGGTAATGGGTTAACAAATCCTGCAATTCAGTTCCCAGCATACCCAGACTTTGCATTAGATAATGGAATTATCACAAAGGCTGAACATGATGATATAAGCAAGTCAATTCCTGTTTGTGAACAAGCTGCTAAAACTTGCC AAACTCAAGGTGGAACAAGTTGTGATAATGCATTgaatatatgttataaaattttctcaaatatatTGTCCATTGCCGGGGACATTAAT TACTATGACATCAGAAAGAAGTGTGTTGGGGCACTGTGCTATGATTTCAGCAACTTGGAGACGCTGCTAAACCTGCAGAAAGTTAAGAGTGCTTTAAGTGTGCCGGGTAACTTGAAGTTTGTTTCATGCAGTTCAACAGTGTACGATGCTATGATTCAAGATTGGATGAAAAATCTGGAAGTGGGGATTCCTGCTCTTCTTGAGGATGGAATCAAGGTGCTTGTGTATGCAGGGGAAAAAGATCTCATATGCAACTGGTTAG GAAACTCAAGGTGGGTTCATGCAATGCAGTGGTCAGGCCAAAAGGCGTTTGGAACATCTCCTACAGtgaaatttgttgttgatgGTGTAGATGCAGGGTCTTTGAACAGCTATGGACCTCTATCTTTTCTCAAG GTATATGAGGCTGGGCATATGGTTCCTATGGATCAACCAAAAGCTGCACTTGAGATGCTAAAAAGATGGATGGGAGGGAAACTGGCCACACACAGATAA